A part of Acropora palmata chromosome 8, jaAcrPala1.3, whole genome shotgun sequence genomic DNA contains:
- the LOC141890853 gene encoding uncharacterized protein LOC141890853: MNSSGVEVDQSVLEAFDEIKLKKRHAYVVMMIKDNKKIVVERLGDKLPQNCSQNKNEEIFNEMKKAFGAEPRYILFDFCFNRANQSVAQKLAFITWCCDDCAIGKKMIYASSKDALKKRFTGLNIEFQCTDVSEFQHSELIKDLMHKDRI, translated from the exons ATGAAC TCCTCCGGTGTGGAAGTCGACCAATCCGTCTTGGAAGCCTTCGACGAAATCAAACTCAAGAAAAGACATGCTTACGTGGTGATGATGATCAAGGATAACAAAAAGATCGTTGTCGAGAGACTGGGAGATAAGCTTCCCCAAAACTGCTCTCAAAACAAGAACGAGGAGATattcaatgaaatgaagaaagcTTTCGGTGCAGAGCCTCGTTACATCCTGTTTGATTTCTGCTTCAATCGAGCAAATCAGTCCGTCGCACAGAAACTTGCATTTATTACCTG GTGCTGCGATGACTGTGCAATTGGAAAGAAGATGATTTACGCCAGCTCTAAGGATGCCTTGAAGAAACGTTTCACTGGGCTCAATATCGAATTCCAGTGTACAGACGTGTCAGAATTCCAGCATAGCGAACTGATTAAGGACTTGATGCATAA